The proteins below are encoded in one region of Streptomyces cyanogenus:
- a CDS encoding ABC transporter ATP-binding protein — MTELSKTGAAVGEPTPAKAPEAFLEVRDLKVHFPTDDGLVKSVDGLSFSLEKGRTLAIVGESGSGKSVTSQAIMGLHRLGTRGKNVRMSGEIWLDGKELVGAAPDEVRKLRGREMAMIFQDPLSAMHPYYKVGDQIVEAYRVHHDVSKKVARARAIEMLDRVGIPEPAKRVDGYPHEFSGGMRQRAMIAMALVNNPELLIADEPTTALDVTVQAQILDLIRDLQKEFGSAVIMITHDLGVVAEIADDVLVMYGGRCVERGPAGEVFEQPQHPYTWGLLGSMPRIDRETSERLIPVKGSPPSLINVPSGCAFHPRCPYADIPKGNVTRTVRPELEQVSTGHWSACHLSTEDRQRIWTEEIAPKL, encoded by the coding sequence GTGACCGAACTCTCCAAGACCGGCGCGGCCGTGGGCGAGCCCACGCCCGCCAAGGCGCCCGAGGCCTTCCTGGAGGTCCGCGACCTCAAGGTGCACTTCCCGACCGACGACGGCCTGGTCAAGTCCGTCGACGGGCTCAGCTTCTCGCTGGAGAAGGGCAGGACCCTCGCCATCGTCGGCGAGTCCGGCTCCGGCAAGTCGGTGACCTCGCAGGCCATCATGGGCCTGCACCGGCTCGGCACCCGCGGCAAGAACGTGCGGATGTCCGGCGAGATCTGGCTGGACGGCAAGGAACTGGTCGGCGCCGCCCCGGACGAGGTGCGCAAGCTCCGCGGCCGCGAGATGGCGATGATCTTCCAGGACCCGCTGTCCGCGATGCACCCGTACTACAAGGTCGGCGACCAGATCGTCGAGGCGTACCGGGTGCACCACGACGTCAGCAAGAAGGTCGCCCGCGCGCGGGCCATCGAGATGCTCGACCGAGTCGGCATCCCCGAGCCGGCCAAGCGCGTCGACGGCTACCCGCACGAGTTCTCCGGCGGTATGCGCCAGCGCGCCATGATCGCCATGGCGCTGGTGAACAACCCCGAGCTGCTCATCGCGGACGAGCCGACCACCGCCCTCGACGTGACCGTCCAGGCGCAGATCCTCGACCTGATCAGGGACCTGCAGAAGGAGTTCGGCTCCGCGGTCATCATGATCACCCACGACCTGGGCGTGGTCGCCGAGATCGCCGACGACGTCCTCGTGATGTACGGCGGCCGGTGCGTGGAGCGCGGTCCGGCCGGCGAGGTCTTCGAACAGCCGCAGCACCCCTACACCTGGGGCCTGCTCGGCTCGATGCCCCGCATCGACCGCGAGACCTCCGAGCGGCTCATCCCGGTCAAGGGCTCCCCGCCGAGCCTCATCAACGTCCCCTCGGGCTGTGCCTTCCACCCGCGCTGCCCGTACGCGGACATCCCCAAGGGGAACGTCACCCGCACGGTGCGCCCCGAGCTGGAGCAGGTGAGCACCGGGCACTGGTCCGCCTGTCACCTCTCGACCGAGGACCGCCAGCGGATCTGGACCGAAGAGATTGCGCCGAAGCTGTGA
- a CDS encoding ABC transporter ATP-binding protein translates to MSETKKTDTVAQAQVPKQASAPEDAPAEREVLLKVEGLTKHFPIKKGILQRQVGAVKAVDGIDFEVRKGETLGVVGESGCGKSTMGRVITRLQDPTGGKITFEGRDITRLGTGQMRPLRRDIQMIFQDPYGSLNPRHTIGSIVSAPFRLQGVQPEGGVKKEVQRLLELVGLSPEHYNRYPHEFSGGQRQRIGIARALALKPKLVVADEPVSALDVSIQAQVVNLMDDLQQELGLTYVIIAHDLSVVRHVSDRIAVMYLGKIVELADRTLLYESPMHPYTKALMSAVPVPDPKRRGQKSERILLRGDVPSPIAPPSGCRFHTRCWKATQICKTTEPQLVELRPGQRVACHHPEDFEDQAPQDTVLLSAAKKASELVPDAVLSNDPAEPKKAPAAEETTAAEETAVAEKTAAAEKAPASDTPEAPEPSETSEASEATEAVEADESTEAPEASDTAEASDTTAAPEAAEAAEAVESSGEKTGPGAKTSTDSAKPAGE, encoded by the coding sequence GTGAGTGAGACCAAGAAGACGGACACCGTCGCCCAGGCCCAGGTCCCGAAGCAGGCGTCGGCTCCCGAGGACGCCCCGGCGGAGCGCGAGGTGCTGCTCAAGGTCGAGGGCCTGACCAAGCACTTCCCGATCAAGAAGGGCATCCTGCAGCGCCAGGTCGGCGCCGTGAAGGCCGTCGACGGCATCGACTTCGAGGTGCGCAAGGGCGAGACCCTGGGCGTGGTCGGCGAGTCGGGCTGCGGCAAGTCGACCATGGGCCGGGTCATCACCCGCCTCCAGGACCCGACCGGCGGGAAGATCACCTTCGAGGGCCGGGACATCACGCGGCTGGGCACCGGGCAGATGCGCCCGCTGCGCCGCGACATCCAGATGATCTTCCAGGACCCGTACGGCTCCCTGAACCCCCGGCACACCATCGGCTCCATCGTCTCGGCGCCCTTCCGGCTCCAGGGCGTGCAGCCGGAGGGCGGGGTGAAGAAGGAGGTCCAGCGGCTCCTCGAACTGGTCGGCCTCAGCCCCGAGCACTACAACCGCTACCCGCACGAGTTCTCCGGCGGTCAGCGCCAGCGCATCGGCATCGCCCGCGCGCTCGCCCTGAAGCCGAAGCTGGTGGTGGCCGACGAGCCGGTCTCGGCGCTCGACGTGTCGATCCAGGCGCAGGTCGTGAACCTCATGGACGACCTCCAGCAGGAACTCGGCCTCACCTACGTGATCATCGCGCACGACCTCTCGGTCGTCCGGCACGTCTCGGACCGGATCGCGGTGATGTACCTCGGCAAGATCGTGGAACTCGCCGACCGCACCTTGCTGTACGAGTCGCCGATGCACCCGTACACCAAGGCGCTGATGTCCGCGGTGCCGGTGCCGGACCCCAAGCGCCGGGGCCAGAAGAGCGAGCGCATCCTGCTCCGCGGCGACGTGCCCTCGCCCATCGCCCCGCCCTCCGGCTGCCGTTTCCACACCCGGTGCTGGAAGGCGACGCAGATCTGCAAGACGACCGAGCCGCAGCTCGTCGAGCTGAGGCCCGGTCAGCGGGTCGCCTGCCACCACCCGGAGGACTTCGAGGACCAGGCCCCTCAGGACACGGTCCTGCTGTCGGCGGCCAAGAAGGCGTCGGAACTGGTCCCGGACGCGGTCCTCTCCAACGACCCGGCCGAGCCGAAGAAGGCACCGGCTGCCGAGGAGACGACCGCTGCCGAGGAGACGGCCGTCGCGGAGAAGACAGCCGCTGCCGAGAAGGCACCGGCGTCCGACACCCCCGAGGCACCTGAGCCTTCCGAGACCAGCGAGGCCTCGGAGGCCACCGAGGCTGTGGAGGCCGACGAGTCCACTGAGGCTCCGGAGGCTTCCGACACCGCCGAGGCTTCCGACACCACTGCGGCTCCCGAAGCCGCGGAGGCCGCCGAAGCGGTGGAGTCCTCCGGCGAGAAGACCGGCCCCGGCGCGAAGACCTCGACCGACTCAGCGAAGCCGGCCGGCGAGTAG
- a CDS encoding trimeric intracellular cation channel family protein, giving the protein MQLQQLFSPSVQHTLDVIGIFVFAISGALLAVRKNFDIFGIAVLAEVTALGGGLFRDLVIGAVPPAAFTDLGYFVTPLLAALVVFFLHPHVERIQAAVLVFDAAGLGLFCVSGTTKAYSYGLGLTASATLGLATAVGGGVLRDVLANEVPSLLRWDRDLYAVPAIVGATMVVLCVRYDALNPFTSGLAAVTAFVLRLLAMRFHWRAPRAWNRRSTVTEE; this is encoded by the coding sequence GTGCAGCTCCAGCAACTCTTCAGTCCCTCCGTCCAGCACACGCTCGATGTCATCGGCATCTTCGTGTTCGCGATCTCCGGCGCCCTGCTGGCCGTACGGAAGAACTTCGACATCTTCGGCATCGCCGTGCTCGCCGAGGTCACCGCGCTCGGCGGGGGACTCTTCCGCGACCTGGTGATCGGTGCCGTACCCCCGGCCGCTTTCACGGACCTCGGGTACTTCGTCACCCCGCTGCTCGCCGCGCTCGTCGTGTTCTTCCTGCACCCGCACGTGGAGCGCATCCAGGCGGCGGTGCTGGTCTTCGACGCGGCCGGCCTCGGCCTGTTCTGCGTCAGCGGTACGACGAAGGCGTACAGCTACGGCCTCGGCCTGACCGCGTCGGCGACGCTGGGGCTGGCCACCGCGGTCGGCGGCGGCGTGCTGCGGGACGTGCTGGCCAACGAGGTGCCCTCGCTGCTGCGCTGGGACCGTGACCTGTACGCGGTCCCCGCGATCGTCGGCGCCACGATGGTCGTGCTGTGCGTCCGCTACGACGCGCTCAACCCCTTCACCAGCGGGCTCGCGGCCGTCACGGCCTTCGTGCTGCGCCTGCTCGCGATGCGGTTCCACTGGCGAGCGCCGCGCGCGTGGAACCGCCGGTCGACGGTGACGGAGGAGTAG
- a CDS encoding alpha/beta hydrolase: protein MSLTGTPFLYLTVVLSVVALVLPLVLWSRMRGPRPLRAAARVLMLLFAQGTAVTLVFVLVNNQNNLYDNWADLLGTGDHVQQAADLGRDGTGGISVKRLPKVRQTFTAAHGPGMNAAGGVRVTQLKGRVSGVNAEVYVWLPPQYGEPAYRHTRFPVVELLPGYPGSAKAWFGAMKAHEQLLPLMRSGQVAPFILVAPRTNLLAGVDTGCANIPGQVNADTWLSIDVPKMVTDNFRAQPAPRGWAVAGYSAGAHCAVKLAVAHPDRYRAAVSMSGYNDPIGERDSLAAQSPALRAANNPYLLLRKAAVPPRVALYLSGQSGDGYQAGMALESIAKAPTTVRVVLLPRSAGGHTMALWRPQVDTVFRWLTLQMGQSHAKGRDASVAGTPTPPSPSTGGSTRAALASGTASRAGAARRP, encoded by the coding sequence ATGAGCCTCACCGGGACCCCGTTCCTCTACCTGACCGTCGTGCTGTCCGTGGTCGCCCTGGTACTGCCGCTCGTCCTGTGGTCGCGGATGCGCGGACCCAGGCCGCTGCGCGCCGCGGCCCGGGTGCTGATGCTGCTCTTCGCCCAGGGCACGGCCGTCACGCTGGTCTTCGTGCTGGTCAACAACCAGAACAACCTGTACGACAACTGGGCCGACCTGCTCGGCACCGGTGACCACGTCCAGCAGGCCGCCGACCTCGGCCGGGACGGCACCGGCGGTATCTCGGTGAAGCGGTTGCCCAAGGTGAGACAAACCTTCACGGCCGCCCACGGGCCCGGCATGAACGCGGCCGGCGGGGTGCGGGTCACCCAGCTCAAGGGGCGGGTCTCCGGTGTGAACGCCGAGGTCTACGTCTGGCTGCCGCCGCAGTACGGCGAACCGGCCTACCGCCACACCAGGTTCCCGGTGGTGGAGCTGCTGCCGGGCTACCCCGGTTCCGCCAAGGCCTGGTTCGGCGCGATGAAGGCCCACGAGCAGCTGCTGCCGCTGATGCGCAGCGGTCAGGTGGCGCCGTTCATCCTGGTCGCCCCGCGCACCAACCTGCTGGCCGGCGTGGACACCGGCTGCGCCAACATCCCGGGCCAGGTCAACGCCGACACCTGGCTCAGCATCGACGTGCCGAAGATGGTCACGGACAACTTCCGGGCCCAGCCGGCGCCCCGGGGCTGGGCGGTGGCCGGGTACTCGGCGGGCGCGCACTGCGCGGTCAAGCTGGCCGTGGCCCACCCCGACCGGTACCGGGCCGCGGTGAGCATGTCCGGCTACAACGACCCCATCGGCGAACGCGACTCCCTCGCCGCCCAGTCCCCCGCGCTGCGCGCCGCGAACAACCCTTACCTGCTGCTGCGGAAGGCGGCCGTACCGCCCCGGGTCGCGCTGTACCTCTCCGGCCAGTCCGGCGACGGCTACCAGGCGGGCATGGCCCTGGAGTCCATCGCCAAGGCGCCGACCACCGTGCGGGTGGTGCTCCTGCCGCGCAGCGCGGGCGGGCACACCATGGCGCTGTGGCGCCCCCAGGTGGACACCGTCTTCCGCTGGCTGACCCTGCAGATGGGCCAGAGCCACGCCAAGGGGCGGGACGCGTCCGTCGCCGGGACCCCTACTCCTCCGTCACCGTCGACCGGCGGTTCCACGCGCGCGGCGCTCGCCAGTGGAACCGCATCGCGAGCAGGCGCAGCACGAAGGCCGTGA
- a CDS encoding thioesterase family protein: MPEAASVPAVRALTGDSEFDRDTAVTRREPGVYDIDLSAGWTIISAVNGGYLLAVLGRALADTLPHPDPFTISAHYLTASQPGPAVVRTETVRTGRTLSTGQASLLQYDDEGNEVERIRVLASYGDLGTLPDDVRTTAVPPAIPPMEECFGPEDGPAPVEGSSAITDRLMLKLDPATLGWALGAPSGKGEMRAWFGLADGRDPDPLSLLLAVDALPPTAFELGLKGWVPTVELTVHVRHRPAPGPLRVSITTRNLAGGFLEEDAEVWDSADRLVAQSRQLARVRLG, encoded by the coding sequence ATGCCAGAAGCAGCTTCCGTCCCCGCCGTACGGGCCCTGACAGGTGACAGCGAGTTCGACCGCGACACCGCGGTCACCCGGCGCGAGCCCGGCGTCTACGACATCGACCTCTCGGCCGGCTGGACCATCATCAGCGCCGTCAACGGCGGCTACCTGCTGGCCGTGCTCGGCCGGGCCCTCGCGGACACCCTCCCGCACCCGGACCCGTTCACCATCTCCGCGCACTACCTGACCGCCTCCCAGCCGGGCCCCGCGGTCGTGCGCACCGAGACCGTGCGCACCGGCCGGACCCTCTCCACCGGGCAGGCCTCACTCCTCCAGTACGACGACGAGGGCAACGAGGTCGAACGCATCCGCGTCCTCGCCTCCTACGGCGACCTCGGCACCCTGCCCGACGACGTCCGTACGACGGCCGTCCCGCCCGCGATCCCGCCGATGGAGGAGTGCTTCGGCCCCGAGGACGGGCCCGCCCCGGTCGAGGGCAGCTCCGCCATCACCGACCGGCTGATGCTCAAGCTGGACCCCGCCACCCTCGGCTGGGCGCTCGGCGCGCCCTCCGGCAAGGGCGAGATGCGCGCCTGGTTCGGGCTCGCCGACGGCCGCGACCCCGACCCGCTCTCGCTGCTCCTCGCCGTGGACGCGCTCCCGCCCACCGCCTTCGAACTCGGCCTCAAGGGCTGGGTGCCGACCGTGGAACTCACCGTCCACGTCCGCCACCGCCCGGCCCCCGGCCCGCTGCGGGTGTCGATCACCACCCGCAACCTGGCCGGCGGCTTCCTGGAGGAGGACGCCGAGGTGTGGGACAGCGCGGACCGCCTGGTCGCCCAGTCCCGCCAGCTCGCCCGGGTCAGGCTCGGCTGA
- a CDS encoding TIGR03086 family metal-binding protein: MTSTEFIDPRPVYVRATEQAAALIKTVRPEDLTRPTPCSEFDVRGLLSHIVGGTRRIAVVGEGGDGLAVHPSADGVEDDGWAAAYDEVRVRVLKAWESDERMVTPVRVPWGEVPGHAALSGYVMEIVTHTWDLAEAIDAGRELDPELAEFALATARAVLPDSRPRDAETPFDARREAPEGAGAYERLAAWLGREPLSRA, encoded by the coding sequence ATGACCAGCACCGAGTTCATCGATCCGCGCCCCGTGTACGTCCGCGCCACCGAGCAGGCGGCCGCCCTGATCAAGACCGTGCGCCCCGAAGACCTGACCCGGCCGACACCCTGTTCCGAGTTCGACGTCCGGGGCCTGCTGAGCCACATCGTCGGCGGCACCCGGCGGATCGCGGTGGTGGGCGAGGGCGGTGACGGGCTCGCCGTGCACCCGTCCGCCGACGGCGTCGAGGACGACGGCTGGGCCGCGGCCTACGACGAGGTGCGGGTCCGGGTCCTGAAGGCCTGGGAGAGCGACGAGCGGATGGTGACCCCGGTGCGGGTGCCCTGGGGCGAGGTCCCCGGCCACGCGGCACTCTCCGGTTACGTCATGGAGATCGTCACGCACACCTGGGACCTGGCCGAGGCGATCGACGCCGGGCGCGAACTCGACCCGGAGCTGGCCGAGTTCGCGCTCGCCACGGCCCGCGCGGTGCTGCCGGACAGCCGCCCCCGCGACGCGGAGACGCCCTTCGACGCCCGCCGTGAGGCGCCGGAGGGAGCCGGTGCCTACGAGCGGCTGGCGGCCTGGCTGGGGCGCGAGCCGCTCAGCCGAGCCTGA
- a CDS encoding helix-turn-helix transcriptional regulator: MKSDRLLSILLLLQTRGRVPAPELADRLEVSVRTIYRDVEALSAAGVPVYTERGRHGGIELLPGFRTDVTGLTADESRALFVLAAQGAHAALGLDAALGSALRKVMAALPAPHRPAAEVTSRRVIVDATRWMSGPRQSVDLDVLQDAVFSDRRLRLRYRHSGEREPRTYTVDPYGLVAKAGVWYLVADRRGRPRLFRADRVHSARLLDDPVRRRPGVELADVWEKLRRQVEEREKEVEVTVRVRRELLDMFRRMAAAQLTAAPEDGGDSAWVTARLAYPTLRAVRQLLAFSDRVEVLDPPEARAELLAGARSVAALYGNGDADPAAG; this comes from the coding sequence GTGAAGTCCGACCGGCTGCTGTCGATCCTGCTGCTCCTCCAGACCCGGGGCCGCGTCCCCGCGCCCGAACTCGCCGACCGGCTGGAGGTGTCGGTCCGGACCATCTACCGGGACGTCGAGGCGCTGTCCGCCGCCGGAGTCCCGGTGTACACCGAGCGCGGCCGGCACGGCGGCATCGAACTCCTCCCCGGCTTCCGCACCGACGTCACGGGGCTGACCGCCGACGAGTCCCGGGCCCTGTTCGTCCTGGCCGCGCAGGGCGCCCATGCCGCACTCGGCCTCGACGCGGCCCTCGGCTCGGCCCTGCGCAAGGTGATGGCCGCGCTGCCGGCGCCGCACCGGCCCGCCGCCGAGGTGACCAGCCGCCGGGTCATCGTCGACGCCACCCGCTGGATGAGCGGCCCGCGACAGTCCGTCGACCTGGACGTGCTCCAGGACGCGGTGTTCTCCGACCGCCGCCTGAGGCTGCGCTACCGGCACAGCGGCGAGCGCGAGCCGCGGACGTACACCGTGGATCCCTACGGCCTCGTCGCCAAGGCCGGGGTCTGGTACCTGGTCGCCGACCGGCGTGGCCGGCCCCGGCTGTTCCGCGCGGACCGGGTGCACTCCGCCCGGCTGCTGGACGACCCCGTACGGCGCCGGCCCGGGGTGGAACTCGCGGACGTCTGGGAGAAGTTGCGCCGGCAGGTGGAGGAGCGGGAGAAGGAGGTCGAGGTCACCGTGCGGGTACGCCGTGAACTGCTCGACATGTTCCGGCGCATGGCCGCCGCGCAGCTGACGGCTGCGCCCGAGGACGGCGGCGACAGCGCGTGGGTCACCGCGCGACTGGCCTACCCGACGCTGCGCGCCGTACGCCAACTCCTCGCGTTCTCCGACCGGGTGGAGGTCCTGGACCCGCCCGAGGCCCGCGCCGAACTGCTCGCCGGGGCCCGCTCCGTCGCGGCCCTGTACGGGAACGGAGACGCGGACCCGGCCGCCGGCTGA
- a CDS encoding TetR family transcriptional regulator: MSHTLGIRQAQKQKTRQAFLDAALALLEEQSLSSLGLREVTRAVGVAPTAFYRHFRSTADLGVALVDEALGSLHPMVRTTVSTTGDSEERITRAVELIARHVDAYPAHVRFIARERHGGVQPVREAIRAQLVRFAEEVKAELAKDPEAAGWSDDDLLMLAHLYVDQMLITASLFLEALEAPAEERERVTQLATRQLRLISIGRSHWLD, encoded by the coding sequence ATGAGTCACACCCTCGGCATCCGGCAGGCCCAGAAGCAGAAGACCCGGCAGGCGTTCCTCGACGCGGCGCTCGCCCTGCTGGAGGAGCAGAGCTTGAGCAGCCTGGGCCTGCGCGAGGTCACCCGGGCCGTCGGAGTCGCCCCGACCGCCTTCTACCGGCACTTCCGCTCGACCGCCGACCTCGGTGTGGCCCTGGTCGACGAGGCGCTGGGCAGCCTGCACCCGATGGTGCGGACGACGGTGTCCACCACGGGCGACAGCGAGGAGCGCATCACCCGCGCCGTCGAGCTGATCGCCCGTCACGTGGACGCGTACCCCGCGCACGTCCGTTTCATCGCCAGGGAGCGGCACGGCGGGGTGCAGCCGGTGCGCGAGGCCATCCGGGCCCAACTGGTCCGGTTCGCCGAGGAGGTGAAGGCCGAGCTGGCCAAGGACCCGGAGGCGGCGGGCTGGAGCGACGACGACCTGCTGATGCTCGCGCACCTCTACGTCGACCAGATGCTCATCACCGCCTCCCTGTTCCTGGAGGCGCTGGAGGCCCCGGCGGAGGAGCGGGAACGGGTGACGCAGCTCGCCACCCGCCAGCTGCGGCTCATCAGCATCGGCCGCAGCCACTGGCTGGACTGA
- a CDS encoding DUF4190 domain-containing protein — translation MHLTAPATGRTDTRPRTRDADGMAVASFILGLLGLLVLNLFLGPIAIVLALVALWRGTTRRGRAYLGLALGLADLAVLVATMEISGTVSWSL, via the coding sequence ATGCATCTCACCGCACCGGCCACCGGCCGCACCGACACCCGCCCGCGCACCCGCGACGCCGACGGCATGGCCGTCGCGTCCTTCATCCTGGGCCTCCTCGGCCTGCTCGTCCTCAACCTCTTCCTCGGCCCGATCGCCATCGTCCTGGCCCTGGTCGCCCTCTGGCGCGGCACCACCCGCCGCGGCCGTGCCTACCTGGGCCTCGCCCTCGGCCTCGCCGACCTGGCGGTCCTGGTGGCAACGATGGAAATCTCCGGGACGGTGTCCTGGAGCCTGTGA
- a CDS encoding cysteine desulfurase family protein yields the protein MAYLDHAATTPMLPEAAEALTAQLSITGNASSLHASGRQARRTVEESREILAEALGARPSEVVFTSGGTEADNLAVKGLYWSRVAADPARTRVLASPVEHHAVLDAVHWLGEHEGATVEYLPVDSYGRVHPEALREAIARNPDDVALATVMWANNEIGTVMPVRELADVAGEFGVPLHADAVQAFGQVPVGFESSGLAAMTVSGHKIGGPYGIGALILGREHTPVPVLHGGGQERHVRSGTLDVPAVASFAVAGRLAAEQRAWFAREIGALRDQLIDAVRSAVPDAILGGDPAPEGRLPANAHFTFPGCEGDSLLLLLDAQGIECSTGSACTAGVAQPSHVLLATGSDPDLARGTLRFSLGHTSTEADVEAVAKAIGPAVERARAAGLT from the coding sequence ATGGCATACCTCGACCACGCCGCGACCACCCCCATGCTCCCGGAGGCGGCAGAGGCGCTCACCGCCCAGCTGAGCATCACGGGCAACGCCTCCTCCCTCCACGCATCCGGCCGGCAGGCCCGTCGTACGGTCGAGGAATCGCGCGAGATCCTCGCCGAAGCGCTCGGCGCCCGCCCCAGCGAGGTCGTCTTCACCTCGGGCGGCACCGAGGCCGACAACCTGGCCGTCAAGGGCCTGTACTGGTCCCGCGTCGCCGCCGACCCGGCCCGCACCCGCGTCCTGGCCAGCCCCGTCGAGCACCACGCCGTCCTGGACGCCGTGCACTGGCTCGGCGAGCACGAGGGCGCCACCGTCGAGTACCTCCCCGTCGACTCCTACGGCCGCGTCCACCCCGAGGCGCTGCGCGAGGCCATCGCCCGCAACCCCGACGACGTCGCCCTGGCCACCGTGATGTGGGCCAACAACGAGATCGGCACGGTCATGCCGGTCCGCGAACTCGCCGACGTCGCAGGTGAGTTCGGCGTCCCTCTGCACGCCGACGCGGTCCAGGCCTTCGGTCAGGTCCCGGTCGGCTTCGAGTCCTCGGGCCTCGCCGCGATGACCGTGTCCGGCCACAAGATCGGCGGCCCGTACGGCATCGGCGCGCTGATCCTCGGCCGCGAGCACACCCCCGTACCCGTCCTGCACGGCGGCGGTCAGGAGCGGCACGTCCGCTCCGGAACGCTCGACGTCCCGGCCGTCGCCTCCTTCGCCGTCGCCGGCCGGCTCGCCGCCGAGCAGCGCGCGTGGTTCGCCCGGGAGATCGGCGCCCTGCGCGACCAGCTGATCGACGCCGTGCGCAGCGCCGTACCGGACGCGATCCTCGGCGGCGACCCGGCGCCCGAGGGCCGGCTCCCGGCCAATGCGCACTTCACCTTCCCCGGCTGCGAGGGCGACTCCCTGCTGCTCCTGCTGGACGCCCAGGGCATCGAGTGCTCCACCGGCTCCGCCTGCACCGCGGGCGTCGCCCAGCCCAGCCACGTCCTCCTCGCCACCGGCAGCGACCCGGACCTGGCCCGCGGCACCCTGCGCTTCTCCCTCGGCCACACCTCCACCGAGGCGGACGTCGAGGCCGTCGCGAAGGCGATCGGCCCGGCGGTGGAGCGCGCCCGGGCGGCCGGGCTCACCTAG
- a CDS encoding N-acetylmuramoyl-L-alanine amidase — MGATTGTTTGATAGDGDRRPGRRALLVGGAAAAVGTAVLAREELSRLWWRLPGVDKPRVAGAVDFRGARWVAASAANYRRADRPADYRVDRVVVHVTQGGYASAVKVFQDPAHGAAAHYIVRKDGRITQLIRELDVAFHAGNRSYNERSVGIEHEGFVEDAASFTDAMYAASARLTAAICDRYGIPVDREHIIGHVEVPGTDHTDPGRFWDWERYLRLVRAERAKGPHG, encoded by the coding sequence ATGGGGGCGACGACTGGGACGACCACAGGGGCGACGGCCGGCGACGGGGACCGGCGGCCGGGCCGGCGGGCGCTGCTCGTCGGCGGGGCCGCGGCGGCCGTGGGCACGGCGGTGCTGGCCCGCGAGGAGCTGTCGCGGCTGTGGTGGCGGCTGCCCGGGGTGGACAAGCCGCGGGTGGCGGGCGCGGTGGACTTCCGGGGTGCGCGCTGGGTGGCGGCCTCGGCGGCGAACTACCGGCGGGCGGACCGGCCGGCCGACTACCGGGTGGACCGGGTGGTCGTCCATGTCACCCAGGGCGGCTACGCCTCGGCGGTGAAGGTGTTCCAGGACCCCGCGCACGGCGCCGCGGCGCACTACATCGTGCGCAAGGACGGACGGATCACCCAGCTGATCCGCGAGCTGGACGTCGCCTTCCACGCGGGCAACCGGTCGTACAACGAACGCAGTGTCGGCATCGAGCACGAGGGCTTCGTGGAGGATGCCGCGTCCTTCACGGACGCCATGTACGCGGCCTCGGCCCGGCTGACGGCGGCGATATGCGACCGGTACGGCATACCCGTGGACCGCGAGCACATCATCGGCCACGTGGAGGTGCCGGGCACGGACCACACGGACCCGGGGCGGTTCTGGGACTGGGAGCGGTACCTGCGCCTGGTGCGCGCCGAGCGCGCCAAGGGACCGCACGGCTAG